DNA from Leptotrichia trevisanii DSM 22070:
AGAAGCCTTATTTGAAGCATGTGCAGATGCACTTGATGAAGCAATTCATTTGCCTAAAAAAAGAAAATAAAAGTAAGAAATAAATTTTGAAAGGAATTTAAAAAATATGAAATATTATGTTAATAATTCCAATAATCCTGCGTTTAATATCGCTTTGGAAGAATACTGCTTTAAACAGCTACGTGACATTGATGAAATATTTTTGCTTTGGATAAATGAGCCAACAATTGTTGTGGGAAAATATCAAAATACAATTGAAGAGATAAATACAGAATATACACGTGAAAAGGGAATCCACGTTGTTCGTAGAATTTCTGGCGGAGGTGCAGTTTATCACGATTTAAACAATTTAAACTATACGATAATTTCCAATAAGCAGGAAGATAAGGAAGGCTTTAATTTTAAGGAATTTTCAAAGCCAATTATAGAAACTCTGGCAGAATTGGGTGTAAAAGCTGAATTTACAGGAAGAAATGACTTGGAAATAGATGGACAAAAATTTTGTGGAAACGCTCAGGCGTATATACAAGGACGTGTAATGCACCATGGTTGTCTATTATTTGATGTAAATTTTGGAGAATTGGGAAATGCATTAAAAGTTTCAAAGGATAAAATTGAATCAAAAGGTGTAAAATCTGTAAGAAGCCGTGTTACAAACATACTTCCTCATTTGAAGCAGCCAATCACAGTAAATGAATTTGGTGAAAAAATAATGGAGTACATGAAAAAACATTATCCAGAAATGGAAGAATACAAATTTACGCAAGAAGAGTTAAAAATAATTGAAGAAAATGCAGAAAAGAAACATAGAAACTGGGAATGGGTTTATGGAACTTCCCCAGAATTTAACATAACTCGTGAAAAACGTTTCACAAACGGAAAAATTCAAATTTTTGCTACAGTAGAAAATTCTAGAATCAAGAATATCAAATTTTATGGAGATTTCTTTGGGAAAAATGAAGATTTGAGTGAAATTGAGAATTTATTGAAAGATACGAAATATACAAGGGAAGCTGTGAAAGAAAAACTGGAAACAGTTGATATTGAGGAGTATTTTTCTAGATTTACGGTAGATGAAGTTGTGGAAGTTGTTGTGGAATAAAGAGAAATTTTGAAATAAATAAAAAATAAAATTTTTAGACACTCTAATGCGGGAGTGTCTTTTTGTATCATTGACATCTAATAAAATTTATGATATACATTTAAAGTATATTACAAATTGGAGGAATAATATGAGTGTTGAAAGTAATAATAATGAAAATGGACAACAACAATCTGGAGAAGATTTGGTGAAAAAAATAAATAGTTTGAATAGTTCTGTAAGTTCAATATTTGGATTAGGGATTGTAGGAATTGGAGATTGGGTTTCTAAGTTATTTTATTCACAAAATTTAGAAGGTTGGTATGGGATTTCAGAAAAATATTTTTTTTCATATAACTATAGAAGGATAATTTATATATTTTTAATAGGAATGTTATTTTCTGTTGCATTTTTTTTAGTTTCAGAAGAATTTATAAAAAAACATATAAATGATGGAAAATGGGCAAAAAGATTATCTTTGGGAGCAAATTTATTATTTCAATTAATACTTATTATTTTTTCGAGTTCCCTATTATTAACATTTCAACCTGGGTATTGGTACATTCCTATTATTGGCATTCTTTTGGTTATTGCATATAATATTTTTGAGTATCAAAAAAAAAGTGAATTGCGAAATTGGGCAATTATTATCATTATAATTTATTTTATAGTAAATACTTGTATTGTTATATTTTGTTTTAAATCTAGAAATTATGAATTAACAACGATTGAATCAAAAGATAAAATACACAAAAAAGTAGTTGTATTATCAGAATATCAGGGGAAATATTTGGTAGTTCCATATCTTAAAAATGGTGAAGTTCTTGAAATAAAAGAAAATAAATTAATTTATAATATTAATGAAAATAAGTCTACTTGTGAAAAAGAGGAATGTTTTTTTAGAGCTTATAATGAAGTTATTAGTAAATTGAATTATATGTTCAAATCAGAAATATATGGAAATAAATTTGTTTGTAAAAAAGAATATTGTTTTTTTACAGGTTCTTACGAATTTATTGATAAATTTGATTATATATTCAAAACAGAAAGAATTAATGAAGAAAATATAAGAATTGTAAAAGAAGAGTTAGAATACATTTCTCAGAATCAAAAAAAAGATGAAACTACTGAAATGGAAGAAAATAAAAATAATAAGGATATAAAAAATAAACCGAGTGAGAATGAAGAAAAAAATACGACTATCTGTTTTATAATTGATAAAAATTGTAAAATAAAGTGTTGTAATAAAAATAAAAAGTAACGTATATTTATATAAAAATTAAGAGCCGTGAAAAGTTTAATTAATTTTATAAGTTTGGCAAACTAAATAAAGTTAAATTCCTATCTCAGCTCTTATTTTTTTGTTTAAAAATTAATTCTTATACCAGTCGTAAACACATTGTTATTTCCTTTACCTTTTCCACTGTCAATAGAGCCGTCATAGTTTACATACCAGCCAAATCCAGAATTTACTTCTGTCAATGCTCCAACTCCTACCCAAGTT
Protein-coding regions in this window:
- a CDS encoding lipoate--protein ligase gives rise to the protein MKYYVNNSNNPAFNIALEEYCFKQLRDIDEIFLLWINEPTIVVGKYQNTIEEINTEYTREKGIHVVRRISGGGAVYHDLNNLNYTIISNKQEDKEGFNFKEFSKPIIETLAELGVKAEFTGRNDLEIDGQKFCGNAQAYIQGRVMHHGCLLFDVNFGELGNALKVSKDKIESKGVKSVRSRVTNILPHLKQPITVNEFGEKIMEYMKKHYPEMEEYKFTQEELKIIEENAEKKHRNWEWVYGTSPEFNITREKRFTNGKIQIFATVENSRIKNIKFYGDFFGKNEDLSEIENLLKDTKYTREAVKEKLETVDIEEYFSRFTVDEVVEVVVE